In Phacochoerus africanus isolate WHEZ1 chromosome 1, ROS_Pafr_v1, whole genome shotgun sequence, the following are encoded in one genomic region:
- the S100B gene encoding protein S100-B produces MSELEKAVVALIDVFHQYSGREGDKHKLKKSELKELINSELPHFLEEIKEQEVVDKVMETLDSDGDGECDFQEFMAFVAMVTTACHEFFEHE; encoded by the exons ATGTCGGAGCTGGAGAAGGCCGTGGTGGCCCTGATTGACGTCTTCCATCAGTattctgggagggagggggacaagCACAAGCTGAAGAAATCCGAACTCAAGGAGCTCATCAACAGCGAGCTTCCCCACTTCCTGGAG GAAATCAAAGAGCAGGAGGTCGTGGACAAAGTCATGGAGACACTGGACAGCGATGGAGATGGCGAGTGTGACTTCCAGGAATTCATGGCTTTTGTCGCCATGGTTACCACTGCCTGCCACGAGTTCTTTGAACACGAGTGA